In Erigeron canadensis isolate Cc75 chromosome 7, C_canadensis_v1, whole genome shotgun sequence, one DNA window encodes the following:
- the LOC122609513 gene encoding uncharacterized protein LOC122609513 produces MAHYAIQQDVRDTASSSRTYTRRDDRSESHNRLFRDYFAEEPKFNETFFRQRFRMSRRLFVKIASDLENNFSFFQRKIDARGKWGFSALQRCTSAVHQLGYGSNPDSLDDYLNMSERSSHDTLNAFCDGVIKLYRHEYLRRPTRTDTQRILDHHAFYHGFPAMLGSLDCTHWGWDNCPVAWRGQYTRGDHHGPTISLEAVASQDCWIWHAYFGVAGSNNDINVLNQSPLFNPFEDGTAPLVPFTVNGTEYQYPYFLVDGIYPRYAMFVKTISHPTGEKRI; encoded by the exons ATGGCGCATTATGCGATTCAACAAGATGTCCGTGATACTGCCTCCTCTTCAAGAACGTATACAAGACGCGACGATCGCAGTGAGTCTCACAACCGTCTTTTTCGAGATTATTTTGCCGAGGAACCGAaatttaatgagactttttttagacAAAGGTTTCGTATGAGTAGACGGTTGTTTGTGAAGATAGCTTcagatttggaaaacaattttagtttttttcaaagGAAGATCGACGCTCGTGGTAAATGGGGGTTTTCGGCTTTACAGAGATGCACATCTGCAGTTCACCAGTTAGGATACGGTAGTAATCCCGACAGTTTAGATGATTACCTAAATATGTCAGAAAGATCGTCACATGACACCCTTAATGCTTTTTGTGATGGAGTCATTAAGTTGTATCGGCATGAATATTTGCGTAGGCCAACGCGTACTGATACGCAACgcattcttgatcatcatgcgTTTTATCATGGTTTCCCCGCCATGTTAG ggagtcttgattgtacacactggGGTTGGGATAATTGTCCAGTAGCTTGGCGTGGCCAGTACACGCGAGGTGATCATCACGGGCCGACGATATCGCTTGAAGCAGTTGCATCACAGGATTGTTGGATTTGGCACGCATACTTTGGTGTTGCCGGTTCAAACAATgacattaatgtgttgaaccaatctcctttgttcaatccttttgaagACGGCACAGCACCGTTGGTTCCATTCACTGTAAATGGAACCGAATATCAGTACCCGTATTTTCTCGTGGATGGGATCTACCCAAGATATGCGATGTTTGTGAAAACGATTTCCCATCCAACCGGTGAGAAAAGGATTTGA